One region of Alosa alosa isolate M-15738 ecotype Scorff River chromosome 1, AALO_Geno_1.1, whole genome shotgun sequence genomic DNA includes:
- the slitrk3b gene encoding SLIT and NTRK-like protein 3: MQSPGFGGRMLWVTLLSTIALGWTTPIPLLDDSEEIDEPCFEPCDCEVKEGLFHVHCDGKGFTNVSQVSQSWLRPFKLYLQKNSLRRLYFNSFLHLNNAVAINLGNNALQDIHVGAFHGLRALKRLYLHENKLEVFRNDTFLGLECLEYLQADYNVIKRIDSGAFRNLHKLRVLILNDNLIPALPSFLFRSVSLTHLDLRGNRLKALAYRGTLEYIGRSLMEIQLEENPWNCACDIVQLQAWLERIPYTAVVGEITCEHPFHLHGKDLREIKRTELCPSMSEAEVEARFGIPHLPFYTGRARPTKPSSMSSVNHNTASSEQKERPLKPTKRPRPSKTPPTPRSVFPNQPPIAGYQTRPPIPIICPIGCTCNLHINDLGLTVNCKENGFRNISELVPRPLNAKKLYLSGNLIQKIYKSDFWNFSSLDLLHLGNNQIGYIQEGAFINLPNLRSLYLNGNNIEILTLDMFHGLQSLRYLYFEYNEIREIRPAAFSLMPTLQLVFLNNNLLRTLPKGAFAGTSLARLNLRNNYFQGLPVGGVLEHLQAVVQIDLNQNPWDCTCDVVPLKQWLDTLSSVVVVGEVACKTPEPLASKDLRSLPVEFICPELRLSSPSPVSFGSSAGVSSSYPAPGSQPAKAVIPLSVLILSLLVLFVSAFFAAAALCAYALKRREKLPFKKQGEVGLTGIQMECGIFPEQPAPVPETPPSTHVYDSIAAPMVHMCSNPIYKPRPEDTEHPQQPQQEQQQQQQERPERSRSNYRTLTEKEDEWTMAVSSSPINTIVGIGSPCRDITGFHENGILCPTVIDSQGPTPKVGFVDSLFGTKTRFSDMPDRHAHPPPEYPHTNQDARQKQTITIETRTGCPNQTQSDYPELRARLKTKVDYIDVLERSYQF; encoded by the coding sequence ATGCAATCACCTGGCTTCGGCGGAAGGATGTTGTGGGTTACGCTGCTGAGCACAATTGCTTTAGGATGGACAACCCCAATCCCTCTATTAGACGACTCGGAGGAAATAGATGAGCCTTGCTTCGAGCCCTGTGACTGCGAGGTGAAAGAGGGCCTGTTCCATGTCCATTGCGACGGCAAAGGATTTACAAATGTCAGCCAGGTGTCACAGTCTTGGCTAAGGCCTTTTAAGCTGTACCTGCAGAAGAACTCCTTACGCAGGCTTTACTTTAACAGTTTCCTGCACTTGAACAATGCGGTGGCTATTAATCTGGGGAACAATGCTCTGCAGGACATCCATGTGGGGGCTTTCCATGGACTCAGGGCCCTTAAGAGATTGTACCTCCACGAAAATAAGCTGGAGGTGTTCCGCAACGACACGTTCCTGGGGCTGGAGTGCCTGGAGTACCTGCAGGCCGACTACAATGTTATCAAGAGGATAGACAGCGGAGCGTTCAGGAACCTGCACAAGCTGCGGGTGCTTATCCTGAATGACAATTTGATCCCCGCGTTGCCCAGCTTCCTGTTCAGATCGGTGTCTCTGACACACCTCGACCTTCGCGGCAACCGCCTCAAGGCCCTGGCCTACAGGGGCACGCTAGAGTACATCGGCCGCAGTCTGATGGAGATCCAGCTGGAGGAGAACCCGTGGAACTGCGCGTGCGATATCGTGCAGCTGCAGGCCTGGCTGGAGCGCATCCCCTACACGGCGGTGGTGGGCGAGATCACCTGCGAGCACCCCTTCCATCTGCACGGGAAGGACCTGCGAGAGATCAAGCGGACCGAACTCTGCCCCTCCATGAGCGAGGCGGAGGTGGAGGCCCGCTTTGGGATCCCCCATTTGCCGTTCTACACGGGCAGAGCCAGGCCCACCAAGCCCTCGTCCATGTCCTCCGTCAACCACAACACTGCCTCGTCCGAGCAGAAGGAGAGACCCCTGAAGCCAACGAAAAGGCCAAGGCCGTCCAAGACCCCGCCGACTCCTCGCAGCGTCTTCCCCAATCAGCCTCCCATTGCCGGCTATCAAACCAGACCCCCCATCCCAATCATTTGTCCCATTGGCTGTACTTGCAATTTACACATAAATGACCTTGGTTTAACTGTTAACTGTAAAGAGAACGGATTTCGTAACATTTCTGAGCTTGTGCCGCGACCTCTTAATGCCAAGAAGCTTTATTTAAGTGGGAATCTAATTCAGAAAATTTACAAGTCAGACTTCTGGAATTTCTCCAGTTTGGATCTACTGCACCTGGGCAACAATCAGATCGGGTACATACAGGAAGGGGCCTTTATCAATTTGCCAAATTTAAGGAGTCTGTATTTAAATGGCAATAATATTGAGATTCTAACACTTGATATGTTCCACGGACTTCAGAGTCTGCGCTACCTGTACTTTGAGTACAACGAGATCAGAGAAATCCGCCCGGCGGCTTTTAGTCTAATGCCCACGCTGCAGCTGGTGTTTCTCAACAACAACCTCCTGCGAACGCTACCCAAGGGGGCCTTCGCCGGCACGTCGCTCGCCCGCCTTAACTTGCGGAACAACTACTTCCAGGGCCTGCCCGTCGGCGGCGTGCTGGAGCACCTGCAGGCCGTGGTCCAGATCGACCTGAACCAGAACCCGTGGGACTGCACCTGCGACGTGGTGCCCCTCAAGCAGTGGCTGGACACGCTCAGCTCCGTAGTGGTGGTGGGCGAGGTGGCCTGCAAAACCCCGGAGCCACTGGCCAGCAAAGACCTGCGCTCGCTCCCCGTGGAGTTCATCTGCCCCGAGCTCCGGCTCTCCTCCCCTTCGCCTGTCTCGTTTGGCAGCAGTGCCGGTGTCTCGTCCAGCTACCCGGCGCCGGGTTCGCAGCCCGCCAAGGCGGTCATCCCGCTGTCCGTGCTCATCCTGAGCCTGCTGGTGCTGTTCGTGTCGGCGTTCTTCGCGGCAGCGGCGCTCTGCGCATACGCGCTCAAGCGCCGCGAGAAGCTGCCCTTCAAGAAGCAGGGAGAGGTGGGACTGACGGGGATCCAGATGGAGTGCGGGATATTCCCCGAACAGCCTGCCCCGGTCCCCGAGACGCCCCCGTCCACTCACGTGTACGACAGCATCGCTGCCCCTATGGTGCACATGTGCAGCAACCCCATTTACAAGCCTAGACCAGAGGACACCGAGCATCCACAGCAGccacagcaggagcagcagcagcagcagcaggagcgtCCAGAGAGAAGCAGGTCAAATTACAGAACACTCACAGAGAAGGAGGACGAGTGGACCATGGCTGTGTCCAGCTCCCCCATAAACACCATAGTGGGCATCGGATCGCCATGCCGAGACATCACAGGCTTCCACGAGAACGGGATTCTCTGCCCGACAGTGATTGACAGCCAGGGTCCTACTCCTAAGGTGGGCTTTGTGGATAGCCTATTTGGCACTAAAACCCGGTTTAGTGACATGCCAGACAGACATGCGCACCCGCCTCCCGAGTACCCACACACCAACCAGGACGCCAGGCAAAAGCAAACGATCACAATCGAGACAAGGACAGGATGTCCCAATCAAACCCAAAGTGATTACCCCGAGTTGAGGGCCAGGCTGAAAACCAAGGTGGATTACATTGATGTGCTGGAGAGGTCGTATCAATTTTAA